The following proteins are co-located in the Manihot esculenta cultivar AM560-2 chromosome 7, M.esculenta_v8, whole genome shotgun sequence genome:
- the LOC110618562 gene encoding probable signal peptidase complex subunit 2 yields MQEKKSEMANKNPKKANLSDHHSIKHILDESVSEIVTSRGYVEDLRLSNLRLFMGTIIIVIALVAQFYKKKFPENNDFLIGCIVLYIVFNGLLQLIAYTKVKNAIMFTYPPKESYTSTGLVVSSKLPRFSDDYTLSIASADPKSISAGKPVEFTKSVSQWFTEDGVLVEGLFWKDAEALIDDYAGEPKKNK; encoded by the exons ATGCAAGAAAAGAAATCAGAGATGGCAAACAAGAATCCAAAGAAGGCCAATCTCTCAGATCACCACTCTATCAAACACATTCTCGACGAGTCCGTCTCGGAG ATTGTTACCAGTCGCGGATATGTGGAAGATTTGAGGTTGAGCAATTTAAGATTGTTTATGGGGACTATCATCATAGTTATCGCGCTTGTTGCTCAGTTTTACAAGAAGAAGTTCCCTGAGAATAATGACTTCTTGATCGGCTGTATCGTATT GTATATAGTCTTCAATGGATTGTTGCAGCTGATTGCATACACAAAAGTGAAGAATGCTATCATGTTCACATATCCTCCTAAG GAATCTTACACAAGCACTGGTTTGGTGGTCTCTTCCAAATTGCCCAGATTTTCTGATGACTATACACTAAGCATAGCAAGTGCAGATCCCAAATCAATTTCTGCCGGGAAACCAGTGGAGTTTACCAAGAGTGTCTCACAATg GTTCACCGAGGATGGAGTTTTAGTGGAAGGTTTGTTCTGGAAAGATGCTGAAGCTCTAATAGATGATTATGCAGGAgaaccaaagaagaacaagtga
- the LOC110618406 gene encoding peroxisomal nicotinamide adenine dinucleotide carrier isoform X1 has translation MSDALINGLAGAGGGIIAQLITYPLQTVNTRQQTERDPKKEKRKLSTIEQMCQVVKHEGWERLYGGLMPSLVGTAASQGVYYYFYQIFRDKAEAIALERKIKGFGDGTVGMFSSLVVAALSGCVNVLLTNPIWVVVTRMQTHRKVSKKSQPSHSLLVATDKTILDAIEPSPYGTNHAIQEVYGEAGVWGFWKGVLPTLIMVSNPSIQFMLYETMLKKLKKQRSLNKKGSNGVTAWEVCFFFYSPRSLQLPTFYQFSILEAPFPNITQHHKIFFGYFDNYIAIFCQIFLLGALAKLGATVVTYPLLVVKSRLQAKQLKTGDKRHHYEGTLDAILKMIRYEGFYGFYKGMSTKIAQSVLAAAVLFMVKEELVRGARLLLTKGGTNARLKPS, from the exons ATGTCAGACGCTTTGATCAATGGACTCGCCGGAGCTGGCGGCGGGATCATCGCTCAGCTCATCACTTATCCTCTTCAAACT GTAAATACTAGGCAGCAAACGGAGCGTGATccgaagaaggagaagaggaagCTTAGTACAATAGAGCAAATGTGTCag GTTGTAAAGCACGAAGGATGGGAACGGTTGTATGGGGGACTAATGCCATCTCTTGTAGGAACAGCTGCATCTCAG GGTGTTTACTATTATTTCTATCAAATATTCAGGGACAAAGCTGAAGCTATTGCACTTGAACGTAAGATAAAAGGATTTGGTGATGGAACAGTTGGAATGTTCTCATCACTTGTTGTAGCTGCCTTGTCGGG CTGTGTAAATGTGCTGTTGACAAACCCCATTTGGGTAGTTGTGACAAGGATGCAG ACTCATAGAAAAGTGTCAAAGAAATCCCAGCCAAGTCACTCATTGTTGGTTGCTACAGACAAAACTATTCTAGATGCCATTGAGCCTTCTCCATATGGAACTAACCATGCG ATTCAAGAGGTCTATGGCGAAGCTGGAGTTTGGGGCTTCTGGAAAGGTGTACTCCCAACGTTGATCATG GTAAGCAATCCTTCTATACAATTTATGCTCTATGAAACCATGTTGAAGAAGCTCAAGAAACAAAGGTCCTTGAATAAGAAGGGCAGCAATGGGGTTACTGCTTGGGAGGTGtgctttttcttttattccCCAAGAAGTCTTCAGCTCCCAACTTTCTATCAGTTTTCTATTCTTGAAGCTCCTTTTCCAAATATTACACAGCACCATAAAATCTTTTTCGGTTATTTTGATAACTACATTGCCATATTCTGCCAGATATTTCTTCTTGGAGCTTTGGCAAAGCTTGGAGCTACTGTTGTAACATATCCTCTTCTTGTTGTAAAG TCGAGGCTTCAAGCAAAGCAGCTGAAAACTGGTGACAAAAGGCACCACTATGAAg GAACTCTGGATGCTATCCTCAAAATGATTCGGTATGAAGGGTTCTACGGCTTTTACAAAGGTATGAGCACAAAAATAGCACAAAGTGTTCTTGCAGCTGCTGTTTTGTTCATGGTTAAGGAAGAACTTGTCAGGGGTGCTCGCTTGTTGCTCACTAAGGGAGGCACTAATGCCAGATTAAAGCCTTCCTGA
- the LOC110618406 gene encoding peroxisomal nicotinamide adenine dinucleotide carrier isoform X2, which translates to MSDALINGLAGAGGGIIAQLITYPLQTVNTRQQTERDPKKEKRKLSTIEQMCQVVKHEGWERLYGGLMPSLVGTAASQGVYYYFYQIFRDKAEAIALERKIKGFGDGTVGMFSSLVVAALSGCVNVLLTNPIWVVVTRMQTHRKVSKKSQPSHSLLVATDKTILDAIEPSPYGTNHAIQEVYGEAGVWGFWKGVLPTLIMVSNPSIQFMLYETMLKKLKKQRSLNKKGSNGVTAWEIFLLGALAKLGATVVTYPLLVVKSRLQAKQLKTGDKRHHYEGTLDAILKMIRYEGFYGFYKGMSTKIAQSVLAAAVLFMVKEELVRGARLLLTKGGTNARLKPS; encoded by the exons ATGTCAGACGCTTTGATCAATGGACTCGCCGGAGCTGGCGGCGGGATCATCGCTCAGCTCATCACTTATCCTCTTCAAACT GTAAATACTAGGCAGCAAACGGAGCGTGATccgaagaaggagaagaggaagCTTAGTACAATAGAGCAAATGTGTCag GTTGTAAAGCACGAAGGATGGGAACGGTTGTATGGGGGACTAATGCCATCTCTTGTAGGAACAGCTGCATCTCAG GGTGTTTACTATTATTTCTATCAAATATTCAGGGACAAAGCTGAAGCTATTGCACTTGAACGTAAGATAAAAGGATTTGGTGATGGAACAGTTGGAATGTTCTCATCACTTGTTGTAGCTGCCTTGTCGGG CTGTGTAAATGTGCTGTTGACAAACCCCATTTGGGTAGTTGTGACAAGGATGCAG ACTCATAGAAAAGTGTCAAAGAAATCCCAGCCAAGTCACTCATTGTTGGTTGCTACAGACAAAACTATTCTAGATGCCATTGAGCCTTCTCCATATGGAACTAACCATGCG ATTCAAGAGGTCTATGGCGAAGCTGGAGTTTGGGGCTTCTGGAAAGGTGTACTCCCAACGTTGATCATG GTAAGCAATCCTTCTATACAATTTATGCTCTATGAAACCATGTTGAAGAAGCTCAAGAAACAAAGGTCCTTGAATAAGAAGGGCAGCAATGGGGTTACTGCTTGGGAG ATATTTCTTCTTGGAGCTTTGGCAAAGCTTGGAGCTACTGTTGTAACATATCCTCTTCTTGTTGTAAAG TCGAGGCTTCAAGCAAAGCAGCTGAAAACTGGTGACAAAAGGCACCACTATGAAg GAACTCTGGATGCTATCCTCAAAATGATTCGGTATGAAGGGTTCTACGGCTTTTACAAAGGTATGAGCACAAAAATAGCACAAAGTGTTCTTGCAGCTGCTGTTTTGTTCATGGTTAAGGAAGAACTTGTCAGGGGTGCTCGCTTGTTGCTCACTAAGGGAGGCACTAATGCCAGATTAAAGCCTTCCTGA